A DNA window from Theobroma cacao cultivar B97-61/B2 chromosome 5, Criollo_cocoa_genome_V2, whole genome shotgun sequence contains the following coding sequences:
- the LOC18597877 gene encoding WRKY transcription factor 44, with translation MEVKEAERIVIAKPVASKPTCSSFKSFSELLAGAINASPPNACSETAVPAIRPKTVRFKPAVNQAPSAAASSQAELPGIGVSSSSDKVLKSNVKPTVVYKPQAKLVSKTTVSLLANMGNFSISNQQTLQSTEAPAQHTNQEKKNFRSQVCPNFHQNAPSHAETDQTSEPSKVGSQNMEEDPKSLPAAANIDRPSYDGYNWRKYGQKQVKGSEYPRSYYKCTHPNCPVKKKVERSFDGQIAEIVYKGEHNHSKPQPPKRNSSGTQGLGFTSDGTGQDTNNSLWSNNPNERNEGSEGRVENQNEVGLSAPSSYQGKAVLSHEHVTTGAVNAGVTSENSIGLSGECEERSKEGEDDEPRSKRRKSENQSSEVGTSGEGIQEPRVVVQSCTDSEIMGDGFRWRKYGQKVVKGNPYPRSYYRCTSLKCNVRKHVERASDDPRAFITTYEGKHNHEMPLRNTNPVASDPDSNSPASKDKR, from the exons atggaGGTTAAAGAAGCAGAGAGGATAGTCATAGCTAAGCCAGTAGCTTCAAAGCCTACTTGCTCTAGTTTTAAGTCTTTCTCGGAGTTGCTTGCAGGTGCCATCAATGCCTCACCCCCTAATGCCTGTTCTGAAACTGCAGTTCCTGCAATTAGACCAAAGACAGTGAGGTTCAAGCCAGCGGTGAATCAAGCTCCATCTGCTGCGGCTTCTTCCCAG GCAGAGCTCCCTGGAATAGGTGTTTCTAGTTCATCTGATAAggttttaaaatcaaatgtcAAACCTACCGTAGTATACAAACCACAGGCAAAGCTTGTATCGAAGACAACTGTTTCTCTCTTGGCAAACATG GGGAACTTCAGCATTAGCAATCAACAAACACTGCAATCAACAGAGGCACCAGCTCAACATACAAaccaagagaaaaagaatttcaGATCCCAAGTTTGTCCTAATTTTCACCAGAATGCTCCATCACACGCAGAAACAGATCAGACAAGTGAACCCTCAAAGGTGGGATCTCAGAACATGGAGGAGGATCCAAAAAGCTTACCAGCTGCAGCAAATATTGATCGGCCTTCTTATGATGGCTATAATTGGAGGAAATATGGGCAAAAGCAAGTGAAAGGAAGTGAGTATCCACGAAGCTACTATAAGTGTACACACCCAAATTGTCctgtaaaaaagaaagttgaaaGATCATTTGATGGTCAAATAGCTGAAATTGTCTACAAGGGTGAACACAACCATTCAAAGCCTCAGCCTCCCAAACGAAATTCGTCTGGGACCCAAGGGTTAGGCTTTACTTCTGATGGGACTGGTCAAGATACCAACAACTCATTGTGGAGTAATAATCCTAATGAAAGGAATGAAGGTTCTGAAGGTAGAGTTGAAAATCAGAATGAAGTCGGATTGTCTGCTCCCTCATCTTATCAAGGGAAAGCTGTGCTATCTCATGAGCATGTTACTACTGGAGCTGTTAATGCTGGTGTAACTTCAGAAAATTCCATTGGTCTTAGTGGGGAATGTGAGGAACGAAGCAAGGAGGGAGAAGATGATGAGCCTAGGAGTAAAAGAAG GAAAAGTGAGAATCAATCCAGTGAAGTGGGCACCTCAGGGGAAGGCATCCAGGAACCTCGTGTTGTAGTGCAAAGTTGTACAGATTCTGAGATTATGGGAGATGGCTTTCGGTGGAGAAAGTATGGGCAGAAGGTGGTGAAGGGAAATCCATATCCCAG AAGTTACTATAGATGCACGAGTCTTAAGTGCAATGTGCGCAAGCATGTGGAAAGAGCATCGGATGATCCAAGAGCTTTCATCACAACGTATGAAGGCAAACATAACCACGAGATGCCACTTAGGAACACAAATCCTGTGGCCTCTGATCCAGATTCTAATTCACCTGCTAGTAAAGACAAGCGATGA